A segment of the Caldalkalibacillus thermarum genome:
GCATTGCTGATGTGTCGTGGTCAACGTTTTGCACCATGCTGGAATATAAAGCCAGATGGTACGGACGAACCGTGGTACGGGTGGACAAGACCTTCCCTTCCAGCCAGATATGTTCTGTTTGTAACTATTGCCATAAAGAAGTGAAAAAACTCGGCTTGCGGGAATGGACATGTCCATCGTGTGGTACACATCATGACAGGGACATCAATGCCGCAAAAAATATTTTGCAGGAAGGCTTACGCTTGTTGGCTTCCTAGCTAACTGAACCGTGGGACACACGGGGATCGCTTGGTCAATAAACGGCTGGTAGGCTGTTGTTCCCAAGAATCCCCCACCTCTAAGCGAAGCGTAGGTGGTGGGAGTGTTCAATGTGCTCTAAGTGTATGATTCCCCTCCGATTGAGCCATGATAGTTAATGTATTTTTGAACCCTTCAGCCAAGGTTCAGAAATACCCTTGACAAAAAGCATGGTTGAGGGATCTTCTTGATGTAGAGAAAGTCATTCCCCTTTCTCAGCTCCCGCCATTGGCCAACAGGTCAAGGCGGGAGCATTTTTGTAAGTAAGTGTCTATTTTTTCCGGAACAGATTCTTTTTTACCCCTTTATGATGATTCTGGATACCTGTTAAGGAATTTTTTTGGTCAAAGAGGAATTAGACTGGTGGAGGGCGAAGTTTAACTTACCTCCGACAGAAGTCTCCCACTTCTAAGCGAAGCGAAAGTGGGAGATGTATGTCACTTAAACGGAATAAGCAAATGGTCAGATTGAAACAATGGATCATCCAGGAAAAAAAAGGGGTTGAGTGGATGAGAAAGGTGGAGGCAGGATGATTAAAATGGAAATCATTGGCAATATTGGGGTGTTAACCCTGGCTAGACCATGGGTGCATAATGCTCTAAACTTCCAAATGTTTAAAGAACTGAAGTACTACCTAGAGAAGTGGCGGGAAGACCAGGACGTAAAAGTGATCGTGCTGACCGGAGAAGGGGAATCGTTTTGTTCAGGGGGAGATCTGGAGGAATTTAGCCAGTTAAGCAAGGGAGAGATCGCCGATTGTTTTAAACAAATTAAAGACATATTGTTAGCACTGCACCAGTATCCTAAACCAACCGTGGCTGCCTTGAACGGGACAGCGGTGGGGGGAGGCTGTGAGCTGGCTAGTGCTTGCGATTTCCGTCTGGCTCATCCTGCTGTCCAGCTCGGTTTTGTGCAGATCCGTCTGGGGATTACGACTGGATGGGGAGGTGCCAACTATCTGTTTAAACTTTTATCCCGTCAAAAAGCACTGGAACTCCTGCTCAGCGGGGAGAGGATTTCCAGCATTGAAGCATACAAGCTGGGCTTGATTGATAAAATCTTTCCGACAGAGGATTTTTTACGGCATGTGCTCGCCTGGTGCAGACGGTTTGCCTGCCAGCCGCTGGATGCTATTCTTCTGTACAAGCAAACCGCACAACAAGCCGATGATCCCCGCTTCACCCTCTCCCAAAAAATAACGTTGGAAGTAGAGCGGTGTCTGAAAGTTTGGGGGGGACCAGTTCATCAGCAGTCAATGCGTCATTTTTTACAAAAAAACAAGAAAAAGTAGTTGGGAGGGTTTAAATAGATTTTCGTTTGGACATACTTCCAATAGTAGATGCAGATTCTATGAACTCTACAAAGTGCATAAACTAAAGTAAAACCTGCTATTGGAGGAATCTAAATGGTTGCACAACGGCAAGATGCATGGACGGAGGAAGACGATCTCATACTAGCTGAGGTGACTTTGCGTCACATTCGTGAAGGGAGCACCCAGCTTGCTGCTTTTGAAGAAGTGGGGCAACGCTTGGGACGCACACCTGCAGCATGTGGCTTCCGCTGGAACAGTTTGGTGCGTAAGAAATACGAATCTGCGATCCAAATTGCCAAGGCCCAGCGTAATCAATTGAAGGCAAAGAAGCAAAAGCGGAGGTCAGCCGTAGATAATGATAGAGTGCAAGAGTTGTCAGCATCGGGAACAAATGAAGAGCTTGCTCAAGAAACACACACGTCTTTACCCCAAACTAAGCAAGAGGAGCGGGCGCTAAGTTTTGATGATGTCATCCGTTTCCTCCGCCAGCAAAAAGAATCCTATATCAAAATGAAGCAAGTGGACCAGCTCCTGAATCAAAAGGACGAAGAAATTAAAAGGTTAAGAGAGGAAAATGAACAGATCAAACAGGAACTGGAAAACATTCGTCAGGAATACGACACCATGAATGAAGATTATCAAGCTTTGATGAGGATTATGGAACGTGCCCGGAAACTTGCATTTTTAGGTGATGAAGAGCAAGATGGACGGATCAGTTTCAAAATGGATAAAAACGGAAATTTGGAACGGGTTGAATAAGGATCATCATACTGCCTGGGATGAGCCAACGGGGCCGGAATGGATAAAAGGGAATGGGTTCTCCTGTCTTTCATGCGGGAGAAAAGAGCACCCACTTCCCTTTTTGTCATGCTACAGGCAGCGCTGGCCTATAGCCGGGGAACAGCAAAACGCATGCCACTTTTGTTGATTCCTACAGCTCCAAATCTTCTTCTTTAAGCTCCCTTTCTTTTACGCCCTCAGGCAGCCAAATATAGGGGCTTTCTCCTCTGTCGCGAACGGGATTGTACTTCACAGGCTTAAATCCCATCTTTAACCAGAACTCACCTGACTGCTGTCTGGCATTGGTTTTGATCGGTTGGCCAAAGCTTTTGGCATATTCGACCAGCGCCGTGCCATAACCGCGGTGACGGTAATCTGGTAAAACCTCTAGTTTCCACAACTCCAGATAATCTTGAGGCGGGTCGAAATAACGGTCATATTTGGCGTTAATCTGGTACAGACTCATGCGGGCCACTAATTTATCACCATAATAAATACCATAAAAGGGAGAGTTACTGTCATCTTCAATAATGTTGGCTTGTAAATCTTCCAACATGGAGAGTTCTTCTAAGCCATATTCTTTAAATTTTTGGAACTCCTCTAGCGTTTTGTAATTAATCAGTAAGCGTTTTACTTCTGGCTTATCCACAATTGACACCCCTTTTTCACAGCTACCTTCTGTATTTAGTTTACTGTTTTTACGGCCATTTTACAATAAATGTACTAGATTTAGCACTTATCTTAAATTTAAAAAAATAAGAGGAATTTTCCGGGTCTATGTCGAATGAAATAGACCTAGGAGAGGCCATTTCCTGTTGCTTGTATATGAGATCATGGGGAAGGAGTGAAGGTATGGCCAGGAAAAAAGTGTTGATCGCTAACCGGGGAGAGATTGCCCGGCGTGTGATACGTACTTGTAAGCAACAAGGATATGGGACTGTTGCCATCTATTCTGCTGCTGATCAGGATATGCCGTATGTCGAGGAAGCCGATGAGGCTGTGCACATTGGCCCTGCTCCTGTGGCCCAAAGTTATTTGCAGATGGACAAAATTATCGATGTTGCCAAGGATCTGGGCGTGGCGATGATCCATCCTGGCTATGGGCTGTTGTCTGAAAACGCAGAATTTGCCCGTAAATGTCAGGAGGCGGGTATAACGTTTATTGGTCCTTCGCCCGAAGTGATCAGACAGATGGGCGACAAACTGGTGGCCCGTCAAATCATGAAACAAGCAGGCGTACCTGTTGTCCCAGGTGGTGAAACAGAAGCACAGGATGTTGAACAGGCATTGGCCCAGGCAGAAGCCATTGGTTACCCCGTGATGTTGAAAGCCAGTGCGGGCGGGGGAGGGATCGGGCTTTCGGTTTGTCACCATCCCGGGGAACTTGAAAAAGCTTATGCCTCCGCGAAGGGCAGAGCTAAAGCCTATTTCGGACAGGATCACATGTTCGTGGAAAAATATATTGAGGATCCCCGTCATATTGAAGTCCAGATTGTAGCTGACCAGCACGGGCACATTTGTCACTTATTCGAACGGGATTGCTCCATTCAGCGGCGTCATCAGAAAGTGATTGAGGAATCGCCATCACCCTTTGTCGATGAACAGACACGGGCAAAGATTTGTCAGACAGCGGTAAAGGCTGCCCAAGCAGTCGGCTATACGGGTGTGGGAACAGTGGAATTTATCATGGGCCATGACAAAGCGTTTTACTTTATTGAGATGAATACCAGGCTGCAGGTGGAACATCCGGTAACAGAAGCAATAACAGGTTATGATCTCGTCGCCCTGCAACTGGCCATTGCCGAAAATCAACCATTGCCTTTTGCCCAAGAAGAGGTCAAGCGCGAGGGGCATGCCATAGAGCTGCGCATTTATGCAGAGGATCCGGTTACCTTTATGCCTTCACCAGGCCAAATTACCCTGTATGAACGGCAGGAAGGAGATGGCGTCCGCTTCGATGACGCAATCCGCACGGGCAGTCGCATAACGCCCTACTATGATCCATTAATTGCCAAATTAATTGTAAGCGATTCCACCCGCACCGCAGCGATTGAGAAGGGGATCCGGGTGCTGAATGAAATGAAGCTGGAAGGAATCAAGCATAATATTCCCTTTTTGCTTGATGTCTTGAATCATGAACAATTTAGAGCCGGCAACTATACGACCCAGTTTGTCAAACACTTAAGGGAGGTAGCCAGATGAAAGAAATCGTATCAACTATGACAGGAAGTGTCTTTCAAGTACACGTCAAAGTGGGAGATGAGGTTCAGCCGGGGCAGGAAGTTGTGATTTTAGAATCTATGAAGATGGAAATCCCCATCACTGCCGAACAGGGCGGAACGGTGAAAGAAGTGAAAGTGGATGTGGGGGACTTTGTCAACGAGGGAGATGTGGTTGTGGTGCTTGAATAAGATTTTGTGTCAATCATAAGCGTGTGTATCAATCCATAAGAGTGTGTATCAATCCGGTGATCGAGCGCTCGGTCTTAGCTTGCGTGTCCGCATCATCATTGTTCAGGGTAAATGGGAACAAGAAAGGAGAGAAGCTGATGACACACACTTTGGAGGAAACGTTAAAGCAACGCATTGAACAGATCGAGAAAGGCGGAGAGGAAAAGTATCATCAAAAGGCCAAGGAACAAAACAAACTGTTTGTCCGTGAGCGTCTCCGTCTGTTGCTAGATGAAGGGTCATTTGTGGAAGACGGCAAGTTTGCCAATTTTGCGGCCGGTGATTTACCAGCTGACGGAGTGGTGACCGGCATTGGTAAAATCAATGGCCAGACCGTTAGTGTGATGGCCAATGATTCAACGGTAAAAGCGGGATCCTGGGGCGCCCGCACCGTAGAAAAAATTATCCGCATCCAGGAGACGGCGGAGACAATGAAAGTACCGCTGCTTTACCTGGTGGATTCGGCCGGGGCAAGAATCACTGATCAGGTTGAGATGTTTCCCAACCGCCGGGGAGCGGGACGCATCTTTTACAACCAAGTGAAGTTGTCGGGCGTTATTCCCCAGATCTGTTTGTTGTTTGGGCCGTCAGCTGCGGGAGGAGCCTATATTCCTGCTTTTTGCGACGTTGTGATTATGGTCGATGGCAATGCCAGCATGTACCTGGGTTCCCCCCGCATGGCTGAAATGGTGATCGGGGAAAAAGTCACCCTGGAGGAAATGGGGGGCGCCCGGATGCACTGTTCGGTCAGCGGCTGCGGTGATATCTTAGCACAAGACGAGCAGGAAGCGATCCAGTTCGCCCGGGAATACCTTGCTTATTTTCCGGCTAACTTCGAGGAGCGCCCCCCTCAGACGGAAGCCAGACCACCGAAAGCAGGGGTGCGTCCCATCGAAGAGATCGTTCCCGCCAACCAAAATGTACCCTTTGATATGTACGAACTGATTGAAGCTTTGATTGATGAGGAGACATTTTTTGAGATCAAAAAGCTTTTTGCCCCCGAAATTATTACCGGGTTTGCCCGCTTGAACGGCCAGGTGATTGGTATTGTGGCCAATCAACCGAAAGTGAAGGGAGGCGTGTTATTTGTTGACTCGGCGGACAAAGCGGCACGTTTTATAACCTTGTGTGATGCGTTCAACATTCCTTTGCTCTTTTTGGCCGACGTTCCCGGATTCATGATTGGGACGAAAGTGGAGAGGGCGGGAATTATCCGTCACGGAGCCAAAATGATTGCCGCCATGTCCGAGGCGACGGTGCCTAAAGTATCTGTCATCGTACGTAAAGCTTACGGTGCCGGTTTATATGCCATGGCTGGACCAGCCTTTGAACCTGATGCATGCCTGGCCTTGCCCACCGCACAGATTGCTGTCATGGGTCCCGAAGCGGCTGTCAATGCCGTCTATTACAACAAAATTGCCAGCATCGAAGATCCACAAGAGAGGACGCAATTTATCATGGGGAAACGTAAAGAGTATCAGGAGGATATTGATATCTACAGGCTGGCTTCGGAGTTGATCGTAGATGATATTGTTCCGGGATCTGAACTTAGGGAACATTTAATCCGTCGTTTTGAGGCCTATCGCCACAAGGATAAACAGTTTTCCAAACGGAAACATCCTGTATATCCTGTCTAACTTGATTTCATCATTTGGTAGCACGAGAAAGAGGCTGTCCCAAAGGGTCCTGTCATCACCTGCGGGTCAGCCTCTTATCCGTTCATCCAATGCAAGATTGATTGAGCACATGAAGCTAAAGCAAGATTTCGATTTCGCTTTCCTGTTTCAGTTGGTCAACGAATTCCTGTCTCCGTTCGCTCCGTTTTTGCCACTTCAGCTGTTCGTTAATAAGTTGCTTTGTTTCATCATCAAGCTTTTCACCGATCTCTTCTTCATAAGCCAGATAGGCTTCTTGTTGCTCTTCTTCACTTAATTCAATTTCACCAATTTGATCCTCTAAATATTGGTTGATTACCATTTCGTTGGCCAGTTCTTCCTTGAGATCGTCCATGGACAATCCGAGAGTGTCAAGCGTTTCAATCAATTCCTCTTCTGTGGAAAATTGGGCTTTAATGTCTGCCAGGGCTTCTTCCACTTGTTCCGGATCGGCTTTATACCCTTCACTTTGGGCGGCCTGTAATAAGAGCTGCTGTTCAATCAGGCCGTTTAACACCTCTTCTTGTATCTGTTCAAACATTTCTTTTCCTTCTTCACTTTCAAAATCAATGCCAAATTGGGCATAGGACATTTTAACCCGTTCAAGATGGGCATCCAGCTCTTCCTTATAGATCTGGGTTCCGTTAACCATGGCTACAGCTGCGCTTTCCTCTGAATGCTTCTGACCTATCCCGCAACCGAATAAAGTGATTAGCGACATGCTTAATATGACCGCCAATATCGTCTTTTTCATCATCCTGCCTCCAAACTTTAAAAAATACAGCATTTGCCTTACAATGGCATTGAGGGAAGTGTACCATAAATGAGCATCCATGTAAATGGTCAAGGCTAAATAGACACGAGGTGAAAGGAATTGCATGTGTTAGTCATTGGGGCGGGAGCGATGGGCATCTTGTTTGCAGGTTATACTTGGCTGGCTGGACACCGTCATCTGACCGTGTTAACACGGCGCCTGGCACAGGCCAGGGCCATCAATGACTCAGGTTTGCACTTGAAACTTCCCGGAGAAAAGCTGCTCCACTTGAAGCCCCAGGCGATTGCTGCTGAAGAGGATG
Coding sequences within it:
- a CDS encoding enoyl-CoA hydratase/isomerase family protein — its product is MIKMEIIGNIGVLTLARPWVHNALNFQMFKELKYYLEKWREDQDVKVIVLTGEGESFCSGGDLEEFSQLSKGEIADCFKQIKDILLALHQYPKPTVAALNGTAVGGGCELASACDFRLAHPAVQLGFVQIRLGITTGWGGANYLFKLLSRQKALELLLSGERISSIEAYKLGLIDKIFPTEDFLRHVLAWCRRFACQPLDAILLYKQTAQQADDPRFTLSQKITLEVERCLKVWGGPVHQQSMRHFLQKNKKK
- a CDS encoding acetyl-CoA carboxylase biotin carboxyl carrier protein subunit, whose translation is MKEIVSTMTGSVFQVHVKVGDEVQPGQEVVILESMKMEIPITAEQGGTVKEVKVDVGDFVNEGDVVVVLE
- a CDS encoding SurA N-terminal domain-containing protein, with the protein product MKKTILAVILSMSLITLFGCGIGQKHSEESAAVAMVNGTQIYKEELDAHLERVKMSYAQFGIDFESEEGKEMFEQIQEEVLNGLIEQQLLLQAAQSEGYKADPEQVEEALADIKAQFSTEEELIETLDTLGLSMDDLKEELANEMVINQYLEDQIGEIELSEEEQQEAYLAYEEEIGEKLDDETKQLINEQLKWQKRSERRQEFVDQLKQESEIEILL
- a CDS encoding RsfA family transcriptional regulator, whose translation is MVAQRQDAWTEEDDLILAEVTLRHIREGSTQLAAFEEVGQRLGRTPAACGFRWNSLVRKKYESAIQIAKAQRNQLKAKKQKRRSAVDNDRVQELSASGTNEELAQETHTSLPQTKQEERALSFDDVIRFLRQQKESYIKMKQVDQLLNQKDEEIKRLREENEQIKQELENIRQEYDTMNEDYQALMRIMERARKLAFLGDEEQDGRISFKMDKNGNLERVE
- a CDS encoding N-acetyltransferase — encoded protein: MDKPEVKRLLINYKTLEEFQKFKEYGLEELSMLEDLQANIIEDDSNSPFYGIYYGDKLVARMSLYQINAKYDRYFDPPQDYLELWKLEVLPDYRHRGYGTALVEYAKSFGQPIKTNARQQSGEFWLKMGFKPVKYNPVRDRGESPYIWLPEGVKERELKEEDLEL
- a CDS encoding acyl-CoA carboxylase subunit beta, with amino-acid sequence MTHTLEETLKQRIEQIEKGGEEKYHQKAKEQNKLFVRERLRLLLDEGSFVEDGKFANFAAGDLPADGVVTGIGKINGQTVSVMANDSTVKAGSWGARTVEKIIRIQETAETMKVPLLYLVDSAGARITDQVEMFPNRRGAGRIFYNQVKLSGVIPQICLLFGPSAAGGAYIPAFCDVVIMVDGNASMYLGSPRMAEMVIGEKVTLEEMGGARMHCSVSGCGDILAQDEQEAIQFAREYLAYFPANFEERPPQTEARPPKAGVRPIEEIVPANQNVPFDMYELIEALIDEETFFEIKKLFAPEIITGFARLNGQVIGIVANQPKVKGGVLFVDSADKAARFITLCDAFNIPLLFLADVPGFMIGTKVERAGIIRHGAKMIAAMSEATVPKVSVIVRKAYGAGLYAMAGPAFEPDACLALPTAQIAVMGPEAAVNAVYYNKIASIEDPQERTQFIMGKRKEYQEDIDIYRLASELIVDDIVPGSELREHLIRRFEAYRHKDKQFSKRKHPVYPV
- a CDS encoding acetyl-CoA carboxylase biotin carboxylase subunit, producing MARKKVLIANRGEIARRVIRTCKQQGYGTVAIYSAADQDMPYVEEADEAVHIGPAPVAQSYLQMDKIIDVAKDLGVAMIHPGYGLLSENAEFARKCQEAGITFIGPSPEVIRQMGDKLVARQIMKQAGVPVVPGGETEAQDVEQALAQAEAIGYPVMLKASAGGGGIGLSVCHHPGELEKAYASAKGRAKAYFGQDHMFVEKYIEDPRHIEVQIVADQHGHICHLFERDCSIQRRHQKVIEESPSPFVDEQTRAKICQTAVKAAQAVGYTGVGTVEFIMGHDKAFYFIEMNTRLQVEHPVTEAITGYDLVALQLAIAENQPLPFAQEEVKREGHAIELRIYAEDPVTFMPSPGQITLYERQEGDGVRFDDAIRTGSRITPYYDPLIAKLIVSDSTRTAAIEKGIRVLNEMKLEGIKHNIPFLLDVLNHEQFRAGNYTTQFVKHLREVAR